One stretch of Plasmodium vivax chromosome 8, whole genome shotgun sequence DNA includes these proteins:
- a CDS encoding RNA-metabolising metallo-beta-lactamase domain containing protein (encoded by transcript PVX_095300A), giving the protein MQHYNRTKIVIRVLGAGQTVGRSCVIVELENRRVMFDCGSHLGYKDERKYPNFNLLVSSEAHAEEREKEKGEANIYEHHLNTEVNISIVNSSISEKEKLINNLKRINEMIDCVIISHFHMDHIGALPFFTEILKYRGTILMSYPTKALSPILLLDGCRVADLKWEKQNFERQIKLLNEKSDELLNYNISSLKKDPWNISEEQIYSCIGKVVGLQINETFQMGNMSITPYYAGHVLGACIFKIEVNNFSVIYTGDYNTVPDKHLGSTKIPSLTPEIFISESTYATYVRPTRKASELDLCNLVHECVHKGGKVLIPVFAIGRAQELSILLDSYWKKMKINYPIYFGCGLTENANKYYRIYSSWVNSSCVSTDKKNLFDFANISPFVNSYLGENRPMVLFATPGMLHTGLSLKAFKAWSGCSKNLIVLPGYCVQGTVGHKLIMGERKISFDGNTYLNVACRIIYLSFSAHADSNGIQQLIRHVLPQNVLFVHGEKHGMEKLSKHIASHYLINSLCPSLGQHCEFSFSKGNMKHVYVEGTLYADILRKLNEQKERRSLLLSSKASGLYRSDATKLAARDGTHSVSFAAYVVYFTIREKPYLLFLPRRELVRGVRARCFPVTLLRGGRTFSSDRLFGMGGTEHGGNVPPAQPGKRKYGEMSTGGGAPLEGEEGEEAGKEGTLRWPPNAEGRSSPQGSPPNRASKKLAGVPTDWVDPTGGSPGGSEVEMQKGVAAKGGLFHPHEEEAQQGGRPLNLAKGAPIAAPTPCEDALQTGRQVPPRGTRNYARGEDQVTMPLINLRFRESITISYHKFYNFAISFFKEILDTKNRNSIRFLGEGVIIKNVKEGDGYVFLLSFLSLRAIHDGGSSLLVQWSYVDDAPESAIHKFISAIREYAAGGKAEPLQLEGERNVHAGEG; this is encoded by the coding sequence ATGCAGCACTACAACCGCACGAAAATCGTGATACGCGTGCTGGGGGCGGGGCAGACGGTGGGGCGCTCGTGCGTGATCGTGGAGCTGGAGAACCGGCGAGTGATGTTCGACTGTGGCTCGCACCTGGGGTACAAAGACGAACGGAAGTACCCCAATTTCAACCTCCTGGTGAGTAGCGAGGCCCACGCAGAagagagggagaaggagaaaggcGAAGCGAACATTTATGAGCACCACCTAAACACAGAGGTGAACATAAGCATAGTGAATAGCAGCATctcggaaaaggaaaagttaataaacaatttgaagagaaTAAATGAAATGATCGACTGTGTAATTATAAGTCATTTCCATATGGACCACATAGGAGCCTTGCCCTTCTTCAcggaaatattaaaatatagggGGACCATCCTTATGAGTTATCCAACGAAGGCCCTGAGCCCAATTTTATTGCTGGATGGATGTCGAGTGGCAGATTTAAAatgggagaagcaaaacttCGAGAGGCAAATCAAACtgttaaatgaaaaatcgGATGAACTGCTAAATTATAACATTAGTAGTTTGAAGAAGGACCCGTGGAATATTAGCGAAGAGCAAATCTACTCCTGCATAGGCAAAGTGGTAGGGCTGCAAATAAATGAGAccttccaaatggggaacatGTCCATCACGCCGTATTACGCAGGCCATGTGTTAGGTGCCTGCATATTCAAAATAGAGGTAAACAACTTCAGCGTAATTTACACGGGTGATTATAACACCGTTCCGGATAAGCACCTTGGGAGCACGAAAATCCCTTCGCTTACCCCGGAGATCTTCATTTCTGAGTCTACGTACGCTACGTATGTGAGGCCAACGAGGAAGGCATCTGAATTGGATCTGTGCAACCTGGTTCACGAGTGTGTGCATAAGGGAGGGAAGGTCCTGATCCCCGTGTTTGCCATCGGACGAGCACAAGAGCTATCCATTCTGTTAGATTCCTActggaagaaaatgaaaataaattacccAATCTATTTTGGATGTGGCTTAacagaaaatgcaaataagTACTATAGAATATACTCCTCCTGGGTGAATAGCAGCTGCGTCTCCACAGATAAGAAGAACCTCTTCGATTTTGCTAATATATCCCCATTTGTAAACAGTTACTTGGGTGAAAATCGGCCCATGGTTTTGTTTGCCACTCCGGGGATGCTCCACACGGGGTTATCTTTAAAAGCTTTTAAAGCATGGTCAGGCTgtagtaaaaatttaattgtaCTTCCAGGTTACTGCGTTCAAGGTACTGTGGGTCACAAGCTCATCATGGGAGAGAGGAAAATCTCATTTGATGGAAACACCTATTTGAATGTTGCCTGCAGAATTATAtacctttccttttctgcacACGCTGATTCGAATGGGATACAACAGCTCATCAGACATGTGCTCCCTCAGAATGTTCTCTTCGTCCATGGGGAGAAACACGGAATGGAGAAGCTATCCAAGCATATAGCTTcccattatttaattaactCCCTTTGCCCTTCCTTGGGCCAACACTGCGAGTTTAGTTTTTCCAAGGGTAATATGAAGCATGTCTACGTGGAGGGTACGCTTTACGCGGATATCCTTCGCAAACTAAATGAGCAGAAGGAGAGACGGTCCCTTTTGCTTAGCAGCAAGGCAAGTGGCCTCTACCGCAGTGACGCCACTAAATTGGCCGCACGGGATGGCACTCACTCCGTGTCGTTCGCGGCTTATGTTGTTTACTTCACCATTCGTGAGAAGCCCTACCTGTTGTTCCTCCCCAGGCGGGAGCTCGTGCGCGGGGTGCGGGCCAGGTGTTTCCCCGTCACGCTGCTCCGCGGGGGGAGGACCTTCAGCTCGGACAGGCTCTTCGGTATGGGCGGCACGGAACATGGTGGCAATGTGCCCCCCGCCCAGCCAGGCAAAAGGAAGTACGGCGAGATGtcaacaggggggggagcaccattggaaggggaagaaggagaagaggcGGGAAAAGAGGGAACATTGCGATGGCCTCCAAACGCGGAAGGGCGCAGTTCCCCCCAGGGAAGCCCCCCCAACCGGGCAAGTAAAAAGCTCGCAGGGGTGCCCACCGACTGGGTGGACCCTACAGGGGGGAGTCCAGGCGGGTCAGAAGtagaaatgcaaaaaggtgTAGCAGCAAAAGGAGGTCTCTTTCACCCccacgaggaggaagcgcaGCAGGGAGGGCGGCCTCTTAACCTCGCAAAGGGTGCACCCATTGCCGCTCCCACTCCCTGCGAAGACGCTCTGCAGACGGGTCGGCAAGTCCCCCCCAGAGGCACGCGCAACTACGCTAGGGGTGAAGACCAAGTAACCATGCCGCTAATCAACCTGCGCTTTAGGGAAAGCATCACCATAAGCTACcacaaattttacaattttgcaatttcctttttcaaagaAATTTTGGACACGAAGAATAGGAATAGCATCCGTTTTTTGGGCGAAGgggtaattataaaaaatgtgaaggaggGTGATGGGTATGTTTTCCTCTTGTCCTTTCTGTCTCTTCGGGCCATTCACGATGGGGGGAGTTCCCTGCTTGTTCAGTGGTCCTACGTGGACGACGCACCTGAGTCGGCCATCCATAAGTTCATAAGCGCGATTAGGGAGTAcgccgcgggggggaaagcagaaCCGTTGCAGctggaaggggaaagaaatgTACATGCAGGGGAGGGGTAA